CACACTTGCCGGCGAGCCCGGATATCGACCCACTGGCGGCGTGCGCCGGGGTCACCGTCAAGAGTGCTGCGAGGACGGCCAGCAGCGCGGCGAGGAGCGGGAGTCGGGCGAGGCGCAGGGAGAAGGGCATGGTGGGGACGCTCCTGAGGGGGGTGTTGGGGGCGAGCGGGCGTCACACGGGGCGTTGCTGACCCGGAACCTAAAGGTATGGACCATTTCCGTCAAGAGGTGAAGTAAGCCTTGAGGGAAGGGAGTTGTCGACCGCGCCGGCGTCAGAGCAGGACGGTGATCCGGACGCTCACGTCGGAGTCGGTCGTCAGGCTGAGTGGCGTGCGCACGGCGGCCTTGAGCGGCAGCAGATAGCGGCCGTCCTTGGGGAAGAGCGACGTGGTGAAGGCGGTCTCGCCGATCGTCGCCTCGACCGGGATGACCCCCCAGCCGTACGAGGCCGCCGTAGCCACCTCACGGATGTCGGCGGACTCCTCGTCCGGCACGGGGACGAAGTAGTACGGCGCCGGACCGCGCCATTCGATCACCCGACCGGTGAAGACCAGTTCCATGGGGCGTCAGAGTACGGGGTCTCCGGGTCACTTCGGACGGAGCTCTCGCCGGGGTCGGTGACCGGCCTGTGGACGCCCTCTTGACGTCGACCGCGACTCGATCGACACTCCAGAAGGGAATCCTAGTGAACAGGTAGGGAAACATGAGGCGCCTTGAACCGGCCGTCGGCCGAGTGAGCCGTACGTCCCGGCCGTCGCCTCTTCTCACCTCCCGCCGGCACATCGACCTCCAGCGCGTGTGCAGCGCCATCGGCGCCCGCGGCTGACCCGGTCGCCGTTCCCTGTCGCGTCCGGCGTGCCCCTGCCGCCCCGGGCCCGGGCACGCCTCCCTCCTCACGGCCCGACGTCGCTTCCGCCGCGCGTACGTCCGCGCGCCCACACCCAGGGAGACCCATGTCCGTCACTCCGCTCACCCGCGTCTCGATCGCGCAGCCCGCCCCCGCCTTCCGGGGCCGCATCGGCCGGGACGCGCGCAGCGGGCACTACGCCGTGCCGCGCCGCTACCGGCTCCATCTGTCGACGTCATGTCCCGACGGCCTGCGCATCGCCGTCGTGCACAGCCTGCTCGGCCTCGCCGAAGCCTGTCCCGTGACCTTCCTGGACGCCGTCCCCGACTGTCCCGACGGCGGACACTCCGCGCTGCGCCCCCTCTACGAGGCGAGCGCGCACCACTACACCGGTGCCGCCTGCGGACCCGTCCTCAGCGACGACTGGTCGGGACGCATCGTCAGCACCCACGTCCCGGACATCACCCGCGACCTGGCCCGCCGCTTCGGCGGCGACCGCGCGGATCTGTACCCGTGCGGCTCGGAGTCGGAGACCGAGGCCGTCGAGCGGCTGTGTGCCGACGGCATCGAGCGGGCCGCCCAGCTCGCCGGATCGGCCGGCGGCGACCCGGCCGCCCTCGACAAGCTGCTGGAGACCCTCGGCTCGCTGGAGCGCTGGCTCGTCGGACGCGAGTACCTGATCCGCGATCAGATCACCGCGGCCGACGTCGAGTTGTGGGCCGCCCTGGTGCAGCTCGACACCGTGCACCGCCATCACCTGGACGCCTCCGCCGTCCAGCGGATCGCCGACCACCCCGAACTGTGGTCCTACGCCCGCCGGTTGACCGCCCACCCCGCCTTCGGCACCCACCTCGACCTCGACGGCATCGCCCGCCGCCATCACGCCCGCTGTCGTGGCCTGGAGGCCGCCGGGTCGGCCGTACAGATCCTGGACTGGGCCGCGCACACCGCCCACGTGGCGGAACGGCGTTGACATCCGTTCGGGCAAGTGTCTTAACTTACGCCCCAGAACGGTCATGAGCGTCAGCGACAAGCCCTGGCTTGCTGACCGGCAACCCTCGCTCCGCGGTGGGGTGCCCCAGGTGACGACCGGGCCGACGACATATCGGTAAGCGCGAGGGCCCGACGGGCCGGAAGAACACGGTGACGGACATGTACGCAGCCCCCAGGACGGCCCCGCGCCGCTCCCACGGCTGCGTACTGCCGTACGTGGACCTGCTCGTCGCCGACCGGGCCGTCGATCTGCTCCGCGTGAACAGCGCACTGTGTACCGCACCGGGCCGTGCCCGCTGTCGGGGCTGACCTCTCCGCCTCCGCAGCCCCGCCCCCGAAGACGAACACCGCCCTCGCGGTGTGCCGTCGTCCACCAAGCCCCGGTGCCCGTGCGTCCATGTGTGTCACGCCCCTCAGGTCGTAGCACGCCTCGTTCGCCGTACCCGGGGAATCCGACTCCCGCCGGAGCCCCACCATGAGTGAACCCCCAGGCGTCGCCGTGTCCCTCACCGAGGCACCGCCGCCGCCCTCCGCCACTGACACGCCCTCAAAGTCCTTTTCCGCCCAGCGAGTTCTGCCCCTGCGCCGCCCCGGCCGGTGGATCGCCACCGCCGTCGTCCTGGTCCTCACGGCCCAGTTCGTGCACGGCCTGGTGACCAACCCCTTCTACCAGTGGGACCGGTTCGGCTACTGGTTCCTGCGCCCGACGATCCTCGACGGACTGCTCGTCACGCTCGAAGTCACCGCCTACAGCGCGGTGTTGGGTCTCCTCGGCGGCATCCTGCTCGCACTGGCCCGGCTCTCGAAGAGCCCCGTCCTGCGGGCGGTCAGCTGGATCTACATCTGGACGTTCCGTTCCATCCCGCTGATCGTCATCCTGCTCTTCCTCTACAACTTCAGCGCCCTCTACCAGACGCTCAGCGTGGGCGTCCCCTTCGGACCGGCCTTCTTCTCCTTCGACGAGTCCCGGCTCGCCACCGACATCGTCGTCGCCGTCGTCGGCCTGAGCCTCAACCAGGCGGCGTACGCGGCCGAGGCGGTCCGCGGCGGCATCCTCTCCGTCGACCAGGGCCAGCACGAAGCCGCCGCCGCACTAGGACTGCCCAAGGGCTACCAGTTCCGCAAGGTCGTCTTCCCGCAGGCCCTGCGCTCCATCACGCCGAACTACGTCAACCAGCTGATCGACCTGGTGAAGGCCACCTCGCTGGTGTTCTACGTGTCGCTGCTCGACCTGTTCGGCGCCGCCCAGACGATGGGCGCCACCTACCCCGGCGACATCGTGCCGCTGCTGCTGGTCGTCACCGTCTGGTACCTGATCCTGACCACCGTCGTCTCCGTCGTCCAGTTCTACGTCGAGCGGTACTTCGCCCGGGGCGCCACCCGCACGCTGCCCCCGACCCCGCTTCAGAAACTGCGCACCGGAGCGAGCGACCTGCGCGCCCGTATCCGCAGGGAGGCCGCCGTATGACCACCGAGACCCTCCAGATCGTGCCCGCCGCCGTCGAGGTCCACGACGTGCACAAGTGGTACGGCACCCACCGGGTCCTGGACGGCGTCGACCTGACCGTCCGGGCCGGCGAGGTCACCGTCATCCTCGGCCCGTCCGGCTCGGGCAAGTCCACCCTGCTCCGGGTCGTCAACCACCTGGAGAAGCCCGAGATCGGGTACGTCAGCGTCAGCGGCGAGCTCATCGGCGTACGAAAGCAGGGCGAACACCTCAAGGAGCTGAGCGAGCGGGCGATCCTGGCCCAGCGCGGCAACATCGGGTTCGTCTTCCAGAACTTCAACCTCTTCCCGCACCTGACCGTGCTGGAGAACGTCGCCGCGGCCCCGGTGGCGACCGGAAGGCTGGACCGGGACGCGGCCCACACGCTCGCCCGTGAACTCCTGGACCGGGTCGGCCTCGCCGACAAGGAGAGCGCCTACCCGCGGCAGCTGTCCGGCGGACAGCAGCAGCGCGTCGCCATCGCCCGCGCCCTCGCGCTGCGGCCCGGCGTCATCCTCTTCGACGAGCCCACCTCCGCCCTCGACCCGGAGCTGGTGGGCGAAGTCCTCGCCGTCATCAAGGACTTGGCGAAGAGCGGCACCACCCTGGTGATCGTCACCCACGAGATCGGGTTCGCCCGCGAGATCGCCGACCGGGTCGTCTTCATCGACGGCGGAAAGATCGTCGAACAGGGCCCGCCCTCCGAGGTGCTGGACAAGCCGCGGCACGAGCGGACCCGGGACTTCCTCAGCAAGGTCCTCTGACACCCCCTGCCTCACCTTCACCCACAAGACAAGGACAGTCATGCGCACGCATCTCACCCGACGCAGCCTGATACGCGGCCTCACCGCGGCGACCGCCGTCGCCACCCTCGCCACCGGGCTCGCCGCCTGCGGGGGCGAGAGCGACGCCGCCACCACGACCGACACCGCCGGCACGATCACGGTCGGCCGGCTGTCCAACGGCGCGGCCACCGAGACCGCCCTCAGGGTTTCCGAGGTGAAGTCCATCAGCTCCCTGCTCCCGGACGACGTCAAGAAGAGCGGCAAGCTGGTCATCGGCTCCGGCACCCTGCCCTCCGGGGCCCCGCCGCTCGGCTTCGTCGGCAGCGACCAGAAGACGCTCACCGGCTCCGAGATCGACCTCGCCCGCCTGGTCTCCGCCGTCCTCGGCCTCAAGCCCGAGGTGCAGCGCTCCACTTGGGAGAACCTCTTCATCGGTCTCGACAGCGGCAAGGTGGACGTGGCCTTCTCCAACGTCACCGACACCGAGGAACGCAAGCAGAAGTACGAGTTCGCCTCCTACCGCAAGGACGATCTCGCGTTCGAGGTGAAGAAGGACAACACCTGGAACTTCGACGACAACTACGAGAACCTCGCCGGCAAGACCGTCTCCGTCGGCAACGGCACCAACCAGGAGAAGCTCCTCCTGGAGTGGAAGGCGAAGCTGGAGAAGGAGGGCAAGAAGCTCACGGTCAAGTACTTCCAGGAGACCAACAGCCTCTATCTGGCCCTGAACAGCGGCAAGATCGACGCCTACTTCGGCCCCAGCCCGAACCTCTCGTACCACACCACCCAGACCGCGAAGACGCCCCAGGCGACCCGGATCGCGGGCCGGTTCTCCGGTGCGGGGGAGAGCCTCCAGGGCCTGATCGCCGCGACCGCCAAGAAGGACAGCGGCCTCGCCGAGCCGCTCGCCGCCGCGATCAACCACCTGATCGAGAACGGGCAGTACGCGAAGTGGCTCAAGGCCTGGAACCTCTCCGGCGAGGCCGTCGCCAAGTCCGAGGTCAACCCGCCCGGGCTGCCCCTCACCAACTCCTGATCATCCGTCAGAACCGTTTGTGAGAAAGGCCGTCGTGGTCCACCAGCTCGCCCTTGGAACCCCTCTCCTGGACAACCCCGTCTGGGCCGCCCTGGACGGACCGCACGCGCCCTTCGCCGAGCGCAGCGAGAGGGGGGTCACCCCGGCCGAAGGCTGGGGGAGGGTCGGCCGGGCGGCGCGCTACCCGGCGGACGTGTACGCGTTCGCCGCGCTCGCCGACCCGGCGGACCCGGCCGCCTGGGCCGACCTGCACTCCCTGCTGGGCCCGGGCGCCACCACCAAGCTCAAGGGGGTCGAGAGCGTGCCCGACGGCTGGGACGTCATCGGCGGCGGACAGGGCGTCCAGCTCGTCGACACCCGACTGCGGGCCGAACCCGACCCCGAGGCCGTACCGCTCGGGCCCGACGACGTCCCCGACATCCTGGACCTCGTCGCCCGCACCGGGCCCGGCCCCTTCCTCGCCCGCACTGTCCTCCTCGGCACCTACCTCGGCATCCGCCACCGCGGCCGGCTGATCGCCCTGGCCGGGGAACGGCTCCGCCTGCCCGGCTGGACCGAGATCAGCGCCGTCTGCACCGACCCGGACCACCGCGGCCGTGGCCTCGGCACCCGGCTGGTGCGCGCGGTCGCCGCGGGCATCGTGGAGCGCGGCGAGACGCCGTTCCTGCACGCCGCCGCCCACAACACCACCGCGATCCGGCTGTACCAGTCGCTCGGCTTCACCCTGCGCCGCCGCATGACCATCCTCCACGTGCGCACCCCAGGAACAGACGCCTCGGCGGAGGCGTTGTGACCTCTGACGAGGCGCGCGCCGGCGGAACGGGAGGCAGGGACATGTGTATCCCCTACCTCCGGCTGCACATCGACCTCCAGCGTGTCGCCGGCGCTCTCTGTCGCCCCTGACCCCGTCTCCTCCCCGCCGTGCCCTGAGTGCTGTGTGCCCGGGCCGGTGTTCTCGTACGGACCTCCAGGAAGGCACCCCTCGTGTCCCCCTCATCTCCGCTGCATCTCGCCGTCGCCCTCGACGGCACCGGCTGGCACCCCGCCTCCTGGCGCGAGCCGGTCGCCCGCCCCCGGGACCTGTTCACCGCCGGCTACTGGGCCGACCTGGTCGCCGAGGCCGAGCGCGGACTGCTCGACTTCGTCACCTTCGAGGACGGCCTCGGCCTCCAGTCCTCCCACCACCTGGACCCGGACGACCGCACCGACCAGGTCCGCGGCCGTCTCGACGCCGTGCTGCTCGCCGCCCGGATCGCCCCGCTGACCCGGCACATCGGCCTGGTCCCGACCGCGGTCGTCACCCACACCGAGCCGTTCCACCTCTCCAAGGCGATCGCGACGCTGGACTACGTCAGCACCGGCCGCGCGGGTGTCCGCGTCCAGATCACCGCCCGCCCCCACGAGGCCGACCACTTCGGCCGCCGCACGATCCCGCGCATCGACTCCTACGACAGCCCCGTGGTGACCGACCTCTTCGACGAGGCCGCCGACTACGTCGAGGCCGTGCGCAGGCTCTGGGACAGCTGGGAGGACGACGCCGAGATCAGGGACGTCGCCACCGGCCGCTTCATCGACCGCGACAAGCTCCACTACATCGACTTCGAGGGCCGCCACTTCAGCGTCAAGGGCCCCTCCATCACCCCGCGCCCGCCGCAGGGCCAGCCCCTCGTCACCGCCCTCGCCCACCAGACCGTGCCCTACCGGCTGGTGGCCCGGCAGACCGACGTCGGCTACGTCACCCCGCGCGACGCCGAGCACGCCCGCGAGATCGTCGCGGAGATCCACGCCGAGCGGGAGGCGGCGGGTCGCGCCGAGCGGGAGGCGTCGAGTGGGGGCGACCAGCCCGTCCATGTCTTCGGCGACCAGCCCATCCACGTCTTCGGCGACCTCGTGGTCTTCCTCGACGACGACCCCGCGGCGGCCACGGCCCGCCGGGAACGCCTCGACGAGGCGGCGGGGGAGCCGTACGAGAGCGACGCGCGCATCTTCGCCGGAAGCCCCGCCCAACTCGCCGATCTGCTTCAGGAGTTGCAGGCAGCCGGGCTGACCGGGTTCCGGCTTCGGCCCGCCGTCCTCGGCCACGACCTCCCGGCGATCACCCGCGCACTGGTCCCCGAGCTCCAGCGCCGGGACGCCTTCCGACGGGCCTACGAAGCCGACACCCTGCGCGGTCTGCTGGGCCTCGCCCGCCCCGCCAACCGCTACGCCGCCGCCTGAGACGGGAAGGACCGCACAGCCATGACCAAGCCGCTGAAGCAGATCCATCTGGCCGCCCACTTCCCGGGCGTCAACAACACCACCGTGTGGAGCGACCCCGAGGCCGGCAGTCACATCGAGTTCAGCTCCTTCGCCCACTTCGCCCGCACCGCCGAACGGGCCAAGTTCGACTTCCTGTTCCTCGCCGAGGGTCTCAGGCTCCGCGAACAGGGTGGCCACATATACGACTTGGACGTCGTGGGCCGCCCCGACACCTTCACGATCCTGACCGCGCTCGCCGCCGTCACCGAACACCTCGGGCTGACCGGCACCATCAACTCCACCTTCAACGAGCCCTACGAGGTGGCCCGCCAGTTCGCCAGCCTCGACCACCTCTCCGGCGGCCGCTCCGCCTGGAACGTGGTCACCTCCTGGGACGCCTTCACCGGCGAGAACTTCCGCCGCGGCGGCTTCCTCCCGCAGGACGAGCGCTACTCCCGGGCCAAGGAGTTCCTCGCCACGGCCGGTGAGCTCTTCGACTCCTGGCACGGCGACGAGATCCTGGCCGACCAGGAGACCGGTGTCTTCCTGCGCGACGCGAAGGCCGGATCCTTCGTCCACACCGGCCAACACTTCGACATCCACGGCCAGTTCAACGTCCCTCGCTCCCCGCAGGGCCGTCCGGTGATCTTCCAGGCCGGTGACTCCGAGGAGGGCCGCGAGTTCGCCGCCTCCTCCGCCGACGCCATCTTCAGCCGGTACGCCGCCCTCAAGGAGGGCCAGGCCTTCTACACGGACGTCAAGAACCGCCTCGCCAAGTACGGGCGCGGCCACCGCGACCTGCTCATCCTGCCCGCCGCCACCTTCGCGCTCGGCGACACCGACGCCGAGGCCGAGGAGCTCGCGAGGGAGGTGCGCCGACAGCAGGTCAGCGGGGCCACCGCCCTCAGGCACCTGGAGTTCGTCTGGAACCGGGACCTGTCCTCGTACGACCCGGAGGGCCCGCTGCCCGAGATCGATCCCCTGGTGAGCGACGAGCACATCTCGCGCGGCCGTGCCCAGGTCCGTATGTACCGCGACCCGCTCGCCACCGCCCGCGAGTGGCGCGAACTGGCCGCCGCCAACCAGTGGTCCATCCGCGACCTGGTCATCCACACCGGCAACCGGCAGACCTTCGTCGGCTCCCCGGAGACGGTCGCCAGGACCATCAACGAGTACGTCCAGGCCGACGCGAGCGACGGCTTCATCCTCGTCCCGCACATCACCCCCACCGGCCTCGACGTCTTCGCCGACAAGGTCGTCCCGCTCCTCCAGGAACAGGGCGTCTTCCGCACCGAGTACGAGGGCACGACCCTGCGCGACCACCTCGGCCTCGCCCACCCGGACGACGTGCGGGGTGAGCGGGCGGCCTCGTGAAGGAACGGCGGCATCACTCCCTCCAGTCGAGCTGATGCTCCGGGGTTCCCACGGACCTGCCGTACGCGATCGCCTCGGCGCGGCCTCGCCGGTCGCCGCGTCGATACCGGAACACCCTTCCGGCGAAGACGACGACGTGCTCGTCACCGGCGGTGAAGTCGGCGTACCACCCGTGCGCCGGCTCCAGCGCCGCGGCGAGCGCGTCGGCGATCGACGCCGAGAGAGAGCCGTCCGCCTCCCACTCGACCAGTGTCCACAAGGGCGGTTGACCGGCCGCGGCACTGTCCGAGACATCGAGCCGGCGCACGGCACGGACGCGGAGCCCGGGTGGGGCGAACTCGGCACCGGGGCGGAGGCTCTCGCCGAGAACATAACCGTTGATCATGTGCAGTCTCCTCTGCGGGGTCCGGAGAGAGAGGCTAGGGCCCGATGGCTGACATCCTTTGTCAGTCGTACGGCGATGAGGTGATCGGGAGATGCGAGCGGACCGGCTGCTGTCCCTGCTGCTCGTCCTCCAGGCCCGGGGACGGATGACGGCCCGTCAACTCGCCGCCGAGCTGGAGGTGTCGGTCCGTACCGTCTACCGCGACCTGGAGGCGCTGAGCGCGGCCGGTGTGCCGGTCGTGGCGAGCGGTGGACCGGGTGGCGGGTGTCGGCTGATGGAGGGCTGGCGCAGCCCGCTGCTCGGGATCAGCGCGGAGGAGGCGACGGCGCTCCTCGCGGTGTCGGCGGGCGGGCCGCTGGAGCGGATCGCGCTCGGTGACGCGCTCACCCAGGCGCGGCTGAAGCTGCTGGCCGCGCTGCCCGCGTCCGGCCGCGACGACACGCGTGCCGCGGCGGCCCGTTTCCACCTCGACAGCCAGGCCTGGTTCAAGCCCGCGGAACCGGTGCCGACCCTGCCGGTCCTGGTGGACGCCGTACGAGGAGACCGCCGCCTGCGCCTCACCCATGGGGACCGGACCCGCACCGTGGATCCCCTCGGCCTCGTCGCCAAGGCGGGCGTCTGGTATCTCGTCGTCGCCTCGGACCGGGGCGTCCGCGCTCACCGGGCGGCCAGGATCACCGGCGCCGAGATGCTGTCCGAGTCCTTCCGCCGGCCCTCCGGGTTCGACCTGGCCGACTTCTGGACAGGCTGGACGGCGGAGTTCGAGGCGAGCCTCGATCAACTCCGGGTCACCGTGAGGCTGTCGGACGCGGGGCTCGCCGCGCTCCCCGCGGTGCTGGGCGACACGCGGTCAGCCGCGGGGGCGGTCCCGGACGCGGGAGGCCACCGGCTCGACCTCTGCTTCGACGACGCCCGGGCCGCCTGCCGACGCCTGCTCGGCTTCGGACCGGACGTCGAGGTTCTCGAACCGCCGGAGGTACGGGAGTTGGTGGCCGACACGGCACGCCGCACGGCTGCCCGCTACTGAGGCGGCAAAGCGGGACCGCCCGCTACTGAAGCAGCAGGGCGGCGCCGCCCCAGCACGAGGCCAGGAACGCGGCGAGCAGCGCGGTCGCCAGCGCGTTGCGCCCCTTGGCCGTGGCGACCCGCGCCTCACCGGCGGCCCTGGAGCGACGCATCGCGCCGAGGAAGGACACACAGAACGCGGCACACAGCACCGCGGTGATCGGCAACAGCCAAAGAGTCAGCCGGACGTACTGCTCCAGGTCCGGGACCGTGCTGCCCTCCGTCGCAAGCATGAGCGGATCGTAGACCGCGCCTGTCGCCCCGCGCGACCCCCGAACCACTCCGCCCGAGTTGGCCTGCAACGCCGCCTGGCCGGCCGATCGTCTCCCTCCCCCGAAGGTGACGATCGGCCGGCCATTCCCCCGGCGCCGGACAGTGGTCC
This DNA window, taken from Streptomyces sp. NBC_00663, encodes the following:
- a CDS encoding DUF1905 domain-containing protein codes for the protein MELVFTGRVIEWRGPAPYYFVPVPDEESADIREVATAASYGWGVIPVEATIGETAFTTSLFPKDGRYLLPLKAAVRTPLSLTTDSDVSVRITVLL
- a CDS encoding putative leader peptide, giving the protein MRRLEPAVGRVSRTSRPSPLLTSRRHIDLQRVCSAIGARG
- a CDS encoding glutathione S-transferase C-terminal domain-containing protein yields the protein MSVTPLTRVSIAQPAPAFRGRIGRDARSGHYAVPRRYRLHLSTSCPDGLRIAVVHSLLGLAEACPVTFLDAVPDCPDGGHSALRPLYEASAHHYTGAACGPVLSDDWSGRIVSTHVPDITRDLARRFGGDRADLYPCGSESETEAVERLCADGIERAAQLAGSAGGDPAALDKLLETLGSLERWLVGREYLIRDQITAADVELWAALVQLDTVHRHHLDASAVQRIADHPELWSYARRLTAHPAFGTHLDLDGIARRHHARCRGLEAAGSAVQILDWAAHTAHVAERR
- a CDS encoding amino acid ABC transporter permease produces the protein MSEPPGVAVSLTEAPPPPSATDTPSKSFSAQRVLPLRRPGRWIATAVVLVLTAQFVHGLVTNPFYQWDRFGYWFLRPTILDGLLVTLEVTAYSAVLGLLGGILLALARLSKSPVLRAVSWIYIWTFRSIPLIVILLFLYNFSALYQTLSVGVPFGPAFFSFDESRLATDIVVAVVGLSLNQAAYAAEAVRGGILSVDQGQHEAAAALGLPKGYQFRKVVFPQALRSITPNYVNQLIDLVKATSLVFYVSLLDLFGAAQTMGATYPGDIVPLLLVVTVWYLILTTVVSVVQFYVERYFARGATRTLPPTPLQKLRTGASDLRARIRREAAV
- a CDS encoding amino acid ABC transporter ATP-binding protein, translating into MTTETLQIVPAAVEVHDVHKWYGTHRVLDGVDLTVRAGEVTVILGPSGSGKSTLLRVVNHLEKPEIGYVSVSGELIGVRKQGEHLKELSERAILAQRGNIGFVFQNFNLFPHLTVLENVAAAPVATGRLDRDAAHTLARELLDRVGLADKESAYPRQLSGGQQQRVAIARALALRPGVILFDEPTSALDPELVGEVLAVIKDLAKSGTTLVIVTHEIGFAREIADRVVFIDGGKIVEQGPPSEVLDKPRHERTRDFLSKVL
- a CDS encoding ABC transporter substrate-binding protein; the encoded protein is MRTHLTRRSLIRGLTAATAVATLATGLAACGGESDAATTTDTAGTITVGRLSNGAATETALRVSEVKSISSLLPDDVKKSGKLVIGSGTLPSGAPPLGFVGSDQKTLTGSEIDLARLVSAVLGLKPEVQRSTWENLFIGLDSGKVDVAFSNVTDTEERKQKYEFASYRKDDLAFEVKKDNTWNFDDNYENLAGKTVSVGNGTNQEKLLLEWKAKLEKEGKKLTVKYFQETNSLYLALNSGKIDAYFGPSPNLSYHTTQTAKTPQATRIAGRFSGAGESLQGLIAATAKKDSGLAEPLAAAINHLIENGQYAKWLKAWNLSGEAVAKSEVNPPGLPLTNS
- a CDS encoding GNAT family N-acetyltransferase encodes the protein MRKAVVVHQLALGTPLLDNPVWAALDGPHAPFAERSERGVTPAEGWGRVGRAARYPADVYAFAALADPADPAAWADLHSLLGPGATTKLKGVESVPDGWDVIGGGQGVQLVDTRLRAEPDPEAVPLGPDDVPDILDLVARTGPGPFLARTVLLGTYLGIRHRGRLIALAGERLRLPGWTEISAVCTDPDHRGRGLGTRLVRAVAAGIVERGETPFLHAAAHNTTAIRLYQSLGFTLRRRMTILHVRTPGTDASAEAL
- a CDS encoding LLM class flavin-dependent oxidoreductase, which gives rise to MSPSSPLHLAVALDGTGWHPASWREPVARPRDLFTAGYWADLVAEAERGLLDFVTFEDGLGLQSSHHLDPDDRTDQVRGRLDAVLLAARIAPLTRHIGLVPTAVVTHTEPFHLSKAIATLDYVSTGRAGVRVQITARPHEADHFGRRTIPRIDSYDSPVVTDLFDEAADYVEAVRRLWDSWEDDAEIRDVATGRFIDRDKLHYIDFEGRHFSVKGPSITPRPPQGQPLVTALAHQTVPYRLVARQTDVGYVTPRDAEHAREIVAEIHAEREAAGRAEREASSGGDQPVHVFGDQPIHVFGDLVVFLDDDPAAATARRERLDEAAGEPYESDARIFAGSPAQLADLLQELQAAGLTGFRLRPAVLGHDLPAITRALVPELQRRDAFRRAYEADTLRGLLGLARPANRYAAA
- a CDS encoding NtaA/DmoA family FMN-dependent monooxygenase (This protein belongs to a clade of FMN-dependent monooxygenases, within a broader family of flavin-dependent oxidoreductases, the luciferase-like monooxygenase (LMM) family, some of whose members use coenzyme F420 rather than FMN.), whose translation is MTKPLKQIHLAAHFPGVNNTTVWSDPEAGSHIEFSSFAHFARTAERAKFDFLFLAEGLRLREQGGHIYDLDVVGRPDTFTILTALAAVTEHLGLTGTINSTFNEPYEVARQFASLDHLSGGRSAWNVVTSWDAFTGENFRRGGFLPQDERYSRAKEFLATAGELFDSWHGDEILADQETGVFLRDAKAGSFVHTGQHFDIHGQFNVPRSPQGRPVIFQAGDSEEGREFAASSADAIFSRYAALKEGQAFYTDVKNRLAKYGRGHRDLLILPAATFALGDTDAEAEELAREVRRQQVSGATALRHLEFVWNRDLSSYDPEGPLPEIDPLVSDEHISRGRAQVRMYRDPLATAREWRELAAANQWSIRDLVIHTGNRQTFVGSPETVARTINEYVQADASDGFILVPHITPTGLDVFADKVVPLLQEQGVFRTEYEGTTLRDHLGLAHPDDVRGERAAS
- a CDS encoding helix-turn-helix transcriptional regulator, yielding MRADRLLSLLLVLQARGRMTARQLAAELEVSVRTVYRDLEALSAAGVPVVASGGPGGGCRLMEGWRSPLLGISAEEATALLAVSAGGPLERIALGDALTQARLKLLAALPASGRDDTRAAAARFHLDSQAWFKPAEPVPTLPVLVDAVRGDRRLRLTHGDRTRTVDPLGLVAKAGVWYLVVASDRGVRAHRAARITGAEMLSESFRRPSGFDLADFWTGWTAEFEASLDQLRVTVRLSDAGLAALPAVLGDTRSAAGAVPDAGGHRLDLCFDDARAACRRLLGFGPDVEVLEPPEVRELVADTARRTAARY